A stretch of Mycobacterium sp. ITM-2016-00316 DNA encodes these proteins:
- a CDS encoding TetR family transcriptional regulator, which yields MAGHKGIDALTHRAVAQTAGVSLSSTTYHYASREDIIAAAFRHTVATELAEMRANTARLAAMAQSEPAKVRAAVDQWLRQVMVSEPRGRVYMRAQYELQLYAVAKPSMRDEVRAWQDETNDLFAHLFDVLGAPEPTLAGQIVVAAVDGLRLAFLTSTQSIEEADEACSAALVWLTGLILGG from the coding sequence GTGGCCGGTCACAAGGGTATCGACGCATTGACGCACCGGGCCGTCGCACAGACGGCCGGGGTCTCGCTGTCGTCGACCACCTACCACTACGCGTCCCGCGAGGACATCATCGCCGCGGCCTTCCGGCACACCGTGGCCACGGAGCTGGCCGAGATGAGGGCGAACACCGCCCGGTTGGCGGCCATGGCTCAGAGCGAGCCGGCGAAGGTGCGCGCCGCGGTGGACCAGTGGCTGCGCCAGGTCATGGTGTCCGAACCGCGTGGCCGCGTCTACATGCGTGCGCAGTACGAATTGCAACTGTATGCCGTGGCCAAGCCGTCCATGCGCGACGAGGTCCGTGCCTGGCAGGACGAGACCAACGACCTCTTCGCCCACCTGTTTGACGTGCTCGGCGCTCCCGAGCCCACGCTGGCGGGACAGATCGTGGTGGCCGCCGTCGACGGACTGCGCCTGGCGTTCCTGACCAGCACGCAATCCATCGAGGAGGCGGACGAAGCCTGCAGTGCCGCGCTGGTCTGGCTCACCGGACTCATCCTCGGCGGTTGA